A stretch of the Gemmatirosa kalamazoonensis genome encodes the following:
- a CDS encoding aspartyl protease family protein: MSKTLLTWTATALLLATPLAAHAGHATAAIAPRAPRAPRAPRAPHDPVVIPLHHLGGGHLRTVRVRVGDDTLDFLFDTGNGTTLLARDLATRAGCRPGGHTVGFRMTGEKVGGETCAGVRLDVASIPVEATAGVVDMAALLDMPSPTVHGVVSLRAFAGRAVTLDLAHDQLVVETPESLARRTRAMRELPARLATGMSGADLDLFVGVRVGDVPLWLEWDSGHQATTFVAPHAARLLGIPDSVTRADAALPLLPNDTVTTPVVVKDIIYDGVLSAGFLERAVWTVDLAHGRAWVGPVAPIATLPTASAPAPTPPTVDPVGTYETWANVGGRTQHGIVTIVRDGGVLRGTVRGVGEEAALPLRDVTMQGTELHYLLPLRDPTPARITFDGLAGTGTWGDPSGRGGSLRVVKRR; encoded by the coding sequence ATGTCGAAGACGCTGCTGACCTGGACGGCCACCGCGCTGCTGCTCGCGACGCCGCTGGCGGCGCACGCCGGTCACGCGACGGCCGCGATTGCGCCGCGCGCGCCGCGCGCGCCGCGTGCGCCGCGTGCGCCGCACGATCCCGTCGTCATCCCGCTCCACCACCTCGGCGGCGGGCATCTCCGCACGGTGCGGGTGCGCGTGGGCGACGACACGCTCGACTTCCTGTTCGACACGGGGAACGGCACCACGCTGCTCGCGCGCGACCTCGCCACGCGCGCCGGATGCCGGCCGGGCGGCCACACCGTCGGCTTCCGCATGACCGGCGAGAAGGTCGGCGGCGAGACGTGCGCCGGCGTGCGGCTCGACGTGGCGAGCATCCCCGTCGAGGCCACCGCCGGCGTGGTCGACATGGCCGCGCTGCTCGACATGCCGTCGCCGACCGTGCACGGCGTCGTGTCGCTGCGGGCGTTCGCCGGGCGCGCGGTCACGCTCGACCTCGCGCACGACCAGCTCGTCGTCGAGACGCCGGAGAGCCTCGCCCGGCGCACGCGCGCGATGCGCGAGCTGCCCGCGCGCCTCGCCACGGGCATGAGCGGCGCCGACCTCGATCTGTTCGTCGGCGTCCGCGTCGGCGACGTGCCGCTGTGGCTCGAGTGGGACTCCGGGCATCAGGCGACCACGTTCGTCGCACCGCATGCCGCGCGGCTGCTCGGCATCCCCGACTCCGTGACGCGCGCCGACGCGGCGCTGCCGCTGCTGCCTAACGACACCGTGACGACGCCGGTCGTCGTGAAGGACATCATCTACGACGGCGTCCTGAGCGCGGGATTCCTCGAGCGCGCGGTGTGGACGGTCGACCTCGCGCACGGCCGCGCGTGGGTCGGGCCGGTCGCGCCGATCGCCACGCTGCCGACGGCGAGCGCGCCCGCCCCGACGCCGCCGACCGTGGACCCGGTGGGCACCTACGAGACGTGGGCGAACGTCGGCGGCCGCACGCAGCACGGCATCGTCACCATCGTCCGCGACGGCGGAGTGCTGCGCGGCACCGTGCGCGGCGTGGGCGAGGAGGCCGCGCTGCCGCTGCGCGACGTGACGATGCAGGGGACCGAGCTGCACTACCTGCTGCCGCTGCGCGACCCGACGCCGGCGCGCATCACGTTCGACGGCCTCGCCGGCACCGGCACGTGGGGCGACCCGTCCGGCCGCGGCGGCTCGCTCCGGGTCGTCAAGCGCCGCTGA
- a CDS encoding serine hydrolase domain-containing protein, whose translation MRRLLAAMIFLMLVAARAPLVAQATGPADAPTPAPPTFPDTPLGRLGRELIELVNRGDSTAIDAFFARGGVTQLDRGRTPAWFARTLMKVHAESDGLDVMRAHAMPDDRTLRILTRAHRGERWLGIELVTATPAADRIESAMTIALDDPTKPPAPWPTGLTTLAELSGAIRDRVRQAAAADRFSGVVLVAKGDSVVVHEAVGMADREHAVPNTRDTRFGTTSVGKMFTGVAVAQLVEQGKLRFDDTLANVLPEYPNRDAARRIVVRDLLTHTAGVPDVFLAPRFTARHDFRTHAEMLPTFADAPLAFAPGTRFEYSNGGYAVLGAIVERLSGQRYEDYLRDHVWAPAGMRRTDHAGVGRGPGRAIGYARFSETDPLGVEPRRPNVGVFGDVGHGPMLAAFGGGSYTAEDLFRFTRALRTGKLLRPETTALVTKGVAPLGDGGPARYAYGFFDVDRGGQRVVGHSGSNPDTGLDADVEMLWDGDWTVVVLSNYDAPAGMELSGAIQRLLAGRK comes from the coding sequence ATGCGACGCCTCCTCGCCGCGATGATCTTCCTCATGCTGGTCGCCGCCCGCGCGCCGCTCGTGGCGCAGGCGACCGGTCCCGCGGACGCGCCCACGCCCGCGCCGCCCACGTTCCCCGACACGCCCCTCGGCCGGCTCGGGCGCGAGCTCATCGAGCTGGTGAATCGGGGCGACTCGACCGCGATCGACGCGTTCTTCGCGCGCGGCGGCGTCACGCAGCTCGACCGCGGGCGCACGCCGGCGTGGTTCGCGCGCACGCTCATGAAGGTGCACGCGGAGAGCGATGGGCTCGACGTGATGCGGGCGCACGCGATGCCCGACGACCGCACGCTGCGCATCCTCACCCGCGCGCACCGCGGCGAGCGGTGGCTCGGCATCGAGCTCGTGACGGCGACGCCGGCGGCCGACCGCATCGAGAGCGCGATGACGATCGCCCTCGACGACCCGACGAAGCCGCCCGCGCCGTGGCCGACGGGGCTCACGACGCTCGCCGAGCTCTCCGGCGCGATCCGCGACCGCGTGCGGCAGGCCGCCGCGGCCGACCGCTTCTCGGGCGTCGTGCTCGTCGCGAAGGGGGACAGCGTCGTCGTGCACGAGGCGGTCGGCATGGCGGACCGCGAGCACGCGGTGCCTAACACGCGCGACACGCGCTTCGGCACGACGTCGGTCGGCAAGATGTTCACCGGCGTCGCCGTCGCGCAGCTCGTGGAGCAGGGGAAGCTGCGCTTCGACGACACGCTCGCGAACGTGCTCCCCGAGTACCCGAACCGCGACGCGGCGCGCCGCATCGTCGTGCGCGACCTGCTCACGCACACCGCCGGCGTCCCCGACGTGTTCCTCGCGCCGCGCTTCACCGCGCGCCACGACTTCCGGACCCACGCCGAGATGCTGCCGACGTTCGCCGACGCGCCGCTGGCGTTCGCGCCCGGCACGCGCTTCGAGTACAGCAACGGCGGCTACGCGGTGCTCGGCGCGATCGTCGAGCGGCTGAGCGGGCAGCGTTACGAGGACTACCTGCGCGACCACGTGTGGGCGCCCGCCGGGATGCGCCGCACCGACCACGCGGGCGTCGGCCGCGGCCCGGGGCGCGCGATCGGCTACGCGCGCTTCAGCGAGACGGATCCACTCGGCGTCGAGCCGCGGCGCCCGAACGTCGGCGTGTTCGGCGACGTCGGGCACGGTCCCATGCTCGCCGCGTTCGGCGGGGGCAGCTACACGGCCGAGGATCTGTTCCGGTTCACGCGGGCGCTGCGGACCGGGAAGCTGCTGCGTCCCGAGACCACGGCGCTCGTCACGAAGGGCGTCGCTCCGTTAGGCGACGGCGGGCCGGCGCGCTACGCGTACGGCTTCTTCGACGTCGACCGCGGCGGTCAGCGCGTCGTCGGCCACTCCGGGAGTAACCCCGACACGGGGCTCGACGCCGACGTCGAGATGCTGTGGGACGGCGACTGGACGGTCGTCGTGCTGTCGAACTACGACGCGCCGGCGGGGATGGAGCTGTCGGGCGCGATCCAGCGGCTGCTGGCGGGGAGGAAGTGA
- a CDS encoding serine hydrolase domain-containing protein, whose product MLPSFAIAAAVLLATSLLPTRAGDELLPHAAPADVGMSADRLAVIDRVVQRAIDAGGFPGAAVVVGRHGAIVWERGYGALGGGSSAAVDPERTLFDLASLTKVVATSAAAMVLVDEGRLGLDDPVGRYLPEFRAGAKGRVTIRHLLRHRSGLPAGRTLASSAAESRRLVLGTALEAAPGERYEYSDLGPIVLGFVIERITGEPLDRFVQHAVYARLGMQSTTFRPARALAPRIAATEPGVPRGEVHDRASHALGGVAGHAGLFGTAGDLAIFAQFMLDRGSRHGVRLVRDSTVAAFTRRGAEDRQALGWETCAGGGSCGQRLSRTAFGHTGFTGTSLWVDPERDLFVIVLTNWIAGRPGGGVAPVAVLHDVRADVADLAALAVVDGAPAPMPDRMRSDARIGW is encoded by the coding sequence GCGCCCGCCGACGTCGGGATGTCGGCGGACCGGCTCGCGGTGATCGATCGCGTCGTGCAGCGCGCGATCGACGCCGGCGGATTTCCGGGCGCCGCGGTCGTCGTCGGCCGCCACGGCGCCATCGTGTGGGAGCGCGGCTACGGCGCGCTCGGCGGCGGCTCGAGCGCGGCGGTCGACCCGGAGCGCACGCTGTTCGATCTCGCGTCGCTCACGAAGGTCGTCGCGACGAGCGCCGCGGCGATGGTGCTCGTCGACGAGGGACGGCTCGGGCTCGACGACCCGGTCGGCCGCTACCTGCCGGAGTTTCGCGCCGGCGCGAAGGGCCGCGTGACGATCCGCCACCTGCTTCGCCATCGCTCCGGGCTGCCCGCCGGCCGCACGCTCGCGTCGAGCGCCGCCGAGTCGCGGCGGCTCGTGTTAGGCACCGCGCTGGAGGCCGCGCCGGGCGAGCGCTACGAGTACTCCGACCTCGGCCCGATCGTGCTCGGCTTCGTCATCGAGCGCATCACCGGCGAGCCGCTCGATCGGTTCGTGCAGCACGCCGTCTACGCGCGGCTCGGCATGCAGTCCACGACGTTCCGACCGGCGCGCGCGCTCGCGCCGCGCATCGCCGCGACCGAGCCCGGCGTCCCGCGCGGCGAGGTGCACGACCGCGCGTCGCACGCGCTCGGCGGCGTCGCCGGCCACGCGGGGCTGTTCGGCACCGCGGGCGACCTCGCGATCTTCGCGCAGTTCATGCTCGACCGCGGCAGCCGACACGGCGTCCGCCTCGTGCGCGACAGCACCGTCGCGGCGTTCACGCGGCGCGGCGCCGAGGATCGGCAGGCGCTCGGTTGGGAGACGTGCGCCGGCGGCGGGAGCTGCGGCCAGCGCCTGTCACGGACCGCGTTCGGGCACACCGGCTTCACCGGCACGTCGCTGTGGGTCGACCCGGAGCGCGACCTGTTCGTGATCGTGCTGACGAACTGGATCGCGGGCCGGCCCGGTGGCGGTGTCGCGCCGGTGGCGGTGCTGCACGACGTGCGCGCCGACGTCGCCGATCTCGCCGCGCTGGCCGTCGTCGACGGCGCGCCCGCGCCGATGCCCGATCGGATGCGGAGCGACGCGCGCATCGGTTGGTGA
- a CDS encoding YybH family protein → MSTHRFALALLAVLVAAGRAHAQPHVQPSPAGALDTAAVIASARADIDAANAAWIPGLRQRDAARIVAAYADSGLFIAADGSVTRGRDAVARMYAATFPRLREIVDGGVVQDGLTVASADRLYEWGHAWLAMAAATPGAPPTRGGGAYLTVWQRGADGHWRIARNLAW, encoded by the coding sequence ATGTCGACTCATCGATTCGCGCTCGCGTTGCTGGCCGTCTTGGTTGCCGCGGGCCGTGCGCACGCGCAGCCGCACGTGCAACCTTCGCCCGCGGGCGCGCTCGACACGGCCGCCGTGATCGCGAGCGCGCGGGCGGACATCGACGCCGCGAACGCCGCGTGGATCCCCGGGCTCCGGCAGCGCGACGCGGCGAGGATCGTGGCCGCCTACGCCGACAGCGGCCTGTTCATCGCCGCCGACGGCAGCGTCACGCGCGGGCGCGACGCGGTGGCGCGGATGTACGCGGCCACCTTCCCGCGCCTGCGCGAGATCGTCGACGGTGGGGTGGTGCAGGATGGGCTGACGGTCGCGAGCGCGGACCGTCTCTACGAGTGGGGGCACGCGTGGCTCGCGATGGCTGCGGCGACGCCGGGTGCGCCGCCCACGCGGGGCGGCGGCGCGTACCTCACCGTGTGGCAGCGCGGCGCCGACGGGCACTGGCGCATCGCCCGCAACCTCGCCTGGTAG
- a CDS encoding RNA polymerase sigma factor gives MSHADPPALSDAVVAITGSHVATDRSARLERLYRAHAARVFGVCLRMSGDRVRATELAQDVFVRAWEKLDLLRDETEAGAWLARLATNVVLNARRGERRRWARVEPVEDLAPLAPVSAHTPAAVRRMDLDAAMRRLPERARMVYVLHDVEGYAHDEIAAMMGVAAGTVRAQLHRARQLMREALRA, from the coding sequence GTGTCTCACGCCGACCCCCCCGCGCTCTCCGACGCCGTCGTCGCCATCACCGGCAGCCACGTCGCCACGGACCGCTCCGCGCGGCTCGAGCGACTGTATCGCGCGCACGCCGCGCGCGTGTTCGGCGTCTGCCTGCGCATGAGCGGCGACCGCGTGCGCGCGACGGAGCTGGCGCAGGACGTGTTCGTGCGCGCATGGGAGAAGCTCGACCTGCTGCGCGACGAGACCGAGGCCGGCGCGTGGCTCGCGCGCCTCGCGACGAACGTCGTGCTCAACGCGCGGCGCGGCGAGCGGCGGCGGTGGGCGCGCGTCGAGCCGGTGGAGGATCTCGCGCCGCTCGCGCCGGTGAGCGCGCACACGCCGGCGGCGGTGCGGCGGATGGATCTCGACGCCGCGATGCGCCGCCTGCCCGAGCGGGCGCGGATGGTCTACGTGCTGCACGACGTGGAGGGCTACGCGCACGACGAGATCGCGGCGATGATGGGCGTCGCGGCGGGCACGGTGCGCGCGCAGCTGCATCGCGCGCGGCAGCTGATGCGCGAGGCGCTGCGCGCATGA
- a CDS encoding DUF1203 domain-containing protein, translated as MPFQIRALPFEPFAPLFALSDEELRARRAVRRVVDRTPGFPCRVSLRDAEPGETVLLVHYEHQPADSPYRAGHAIYVRAGAAEARPAVGEVPDVLRRRLLSVRAFDDTAMMLGAEVVDGNDLAPLIDRFFDDPRVAYLHLHNAKPGCYAARVDRLQPPSPGDTT; from the coding sequence GTGCCGTTTCAGATCCGTGCCCTCCCATTCGAGCCGTTCGCCCCACTGTTCGCCCTCTCGGACGAGGAGCTTCGCGCGCGTCGCGCCGTGCGCCGCGTCGTCGATCGAACGCCCGGGTTTCCCTGCCGCGTGAGTCTGCGCGACGCCGAGCCAGGGGAGACCGTGCTGCTCGTGCACTACGAGCATCAGCCGGCCGATAGCCCGTACCGCGCGGGCCACGCGATCTACGTGCGCGCCGGCGCCGCGGAAGCGAGGCCCGCCGTCGGCGAGGTGCCGGACGTGCTGCGGCGCCGCCTGCTGTCGGTGCGCGCGTTCGACGACACGGCGATGATGCTCGGCGCCGAGGTCGTCGACGGCAACGATCTCGCGCCCCTCATCGACCGGTTCTTCGACGATCCGCGCGTCGCGTACCTGCACCTCCACAACGCGAAGCCGGGCTGCTACGCGGCGCGCGTCGACCGGCTCCAGCCTCCTTCGCCAGGGGACACGACATGA
- a CDS encoding peptidylprolyl isomerase encodes MSLRRMLLLVGLLAAGALTALTAPAVPAQTPARRPAATPALYWPTDPFWATRAPDTVVVDIETTRGPITVVLRRAWAPRGVDRAYNLARAGYFDDSRFYRVVDGFVAQFGLAGDPTIARLWSEQPLPPDPRRTSNVRGTVTFAQFKPDDRTTNLFINLSDNPRLDALGFAPIGRVIKGMAVADRLYAGYGERPMAAANTARLYGQANAFLDAKYPKLDRIRKVTVRAR; translated from the coding sequence ATGTCCCTCCGTCGCATGCTCCTGCTGGTCGGTCTCCTCGCGGCCGGCGCGCTCACCGCGCTCACCGCGCCCGCCGTGCCCGCGCAGACGCCCGCGCGCCGTCCGGCGGCCACACCGGCGCTGTACTGGCCGACCGACCCGTTCTGGGCGACGCGCGCCCCCGACACGGTCGTCGTCGACATCGAGACGACGCGCGGCCCCATCACCGTCGTGCTGCGGCGCGCGTGGGCGCCGCGCGGCGTCGATCGCGCGTACAACCTGGCGCGCGCCGGCTACTTCGACGACTCGCGCTTCTACCGCGTCGTCGACGGCTTCGTCGCGCAGTTCGGGCTCGCCGGCGATCCGACGATCGCCCGCCTGTGGAGCGAGCAGCCGCTGCCGCCGGACCCGCGGCGCACGTCGAACGTGCGCGGCACGGTCACCTTCGCGCAGTTCAAGCCCGACGACCGGACGACGAACCTGTTCATCAACCTGAGCGACAACCCGCGGCTCGACGCGCTCGGGTTCGCGCCGATCGGGCGCGTGATCAAGGGCATGGCGGTCGCCGACCGCCTCTACGCGGGCTACGGCGAGCGGCCGATGGCGGCGGCCAACACGGCGCGCCTGTACGGGCAGGCGAACGCGTTCCTGGACGCGAAGTACCCGAAGCTCGATCGCATCCGGAAGGTGACGGTCCGCGCGCGCTGA
- a CDS encoding zf-HC2 domain-containing protein, producing MTASTASPHLADERLDDLVDGLLDEPASDAARAHLAECASCAARLEELRALLALSAAARRPVEPPAELWPLVVASTAAQHRTRQLVLRSLRRPLVTFAVVLVALSCVTTAWVVTRVAHVMARGAEAPPVVPFLDEDATLDRALAAYDHDGGPIPRPRVATLRARLAATDAALRHASTDEAFYQSLAERERVLREIRAVLGRGPRPPRPPVPP from the coding sequence ATGACGGCCTCCACAGCCTCGCCGCACCTCGCCGACGAGCGGCTCGACGATCTCGTCGACGGCCTGCTCGACGAGCCGGCGAGCGACGCGGCACGCGCGCATCTCGCGGAGTGCGCGAGCTGCGCCGCGCGTCTCGAGGAGCTGCGCGCGCTGCTCGCGCTCTCCGCGGCGGCGCGCCGCCCCGTGGAGCCGCCGGCGGAGCTGTGGCCGCTCGTCGTCGCGTCCACGGCGGCGCAGCATCGGACGCGGCAGCTGGTGCTGCGCTCGTTGCGTCGCCCGCTCGTGACGTTCGCCGTCGTCCTCGTCGCGCTGTCTTGCGTGACGACGGCATGGGTCGTGACGCGCGTGGCGCACGTGATGGCGAGGGGCGCCGAGGCGCCACCCGTCGTGCCGTTCCTCGACGAGGACGCCACGCTCGACCGCGCCCTCGCGGCGTACGACCACGACGGCGGCCCCATCCCGCGGCCGCGGGTCGCCACGCTGCGCGCTCGCCTCGCCGCGACCGACGCCGCGCTCCGTCACGCGTCGACCGACGAGGCGTTCTACCAGTCGCTCGCGGAGCGCGAGCGCGTGCTGCGCGAGATCCGCGCCGTGTTAGGCAGGGGGCCGCGGCCGCCGCGGCCGCCCGTGCCGCCCTGA
- a CDS encoding ABC transporter permease translates to MTNLTRAFRTLAKTPFVTAVAVLSLALGIGANAAIFSLFDQILLRPLPVRDPERLVNLGAPGPKSGSTTCNDAGNCEQVFSYPMFRDLQRAQTSFTAIAAHRAIGVNLAYDGQTLNGEGALVSGSYFPTLGLTPALGRLLGPADDGTIGGHFVAVVSYTYWDTKLGHDPAVLDKTLLVNGQPMTIVGVTPRGFDGTTLGQRPQVFVPITMYKALNPRFDGYTDRQYYWVYLFARLQPGVTLAQAKRAINAVYHPIITEVEAPLQKGQSDQTMARFKAKEITVEPGQRGQSSIHREAKTPLTLLFAITGIVLLIACANIANLLLARGANRAGEMAVRLSLGAGRGQLVRQLLVESVLLAALGGAVSLVVALWTQKGISALLKADAAAILHPTVDLSVVLFAFGVALVTGIAFGMFPALHSTRPGLIGTIRSSAGQVAGGAKSAARFRTSLVTAQIALSMTLLTCAGLFLRSLVNVSREDLGIRIEHVVTFGISPERNGYSNARSAALFERVEQELAAVPGVNGVTASLVPLLANSDWGSSVSVEGFKRGPDTDADAQYNEVGPGYFRTLGVPLLAGREFTNADVVGSPKVAIVNEAFVKKFGLGRDAVGKHIGTGGLQAQLDIEIVGVMQDSKYAKVRDRVPPVFFRPYKQDSTTGAANFYVRSALAPEQLLRTIPVVMKRIDPTLPLEDLKTMPQQVKDNTFLDRMISVLSASFAVLATLLAAVGLYGVLAYTVAQRTREIGVRMALGADARQVRGLVLRQVATMTAIGGAIGVAAAIGLGQAAKSLLFGLAGWDPLAIGLAALLLAVVARGAGYVPALRASKVEPIRALRYE, encoded by the coding sequence ATGACCAATCTGACGCGCGCGTTCCGCACGCTGGCCAAGACGCCGTTCGTCACGGCCGTCGCCGTGCTGTCCCTCGCACTCGGCATCGGCGCGAACGCGGCGATCTTCTCGCTGTTCGACCAGATCCTCCTGCGGCCGCTGCCGGTGCGCGACCCGGAGCGGCTCGTGAACCTCGGGGCGCCGGGGCCGAAGTCCGGCTCGACGACGTGCAACGACGCGGGGAACTGCGAGCAGGTCTTCAGCTACCCGATGTTCCGCGACCTCCAGCGCGCGCAGACGTCGTTCACCGCGATCGCCGCGCACCGCGCCATCGGCGTGAACCTCGCCTACGACGGGCAGACGCTGAACGGCGAGGGCGCGCTCGTCTCGGGCTCGTACTTCCCGACGCTGGGCCTCACGCCCGCCCTCGGCCGCCTGCTCGGCCCCGCCGACGACGGGACCATCGGCGGCCACTTCGTCGCGGTCGTGAGCTACACGTACTGGGACACGAAGCTCGGCCACGACCCCGCGGTGCTCGACAAGACGCTCCTCGTGAACGGGCAGCCGATGACCATCGTCGGCGTCACCCCGCGCGGCTTCGACGGCACGACGCTCGGCCAGCGGCCGCAGGTGTTCGTGCCGATCACGATGTACAAGGCGCTCAACCCGCGGTTCGACGGGTACACCGACCGGCAGTACTACTGGGTCTACCTGTTCGCGCGCCTCCAGCCGGGCGTGACGCTCGCGCAGGCGAAGCGCGCCATCAACGCGGTGTACCATCCGATCATCACCGAGGTCGAGGCGCCGCTGCAGAAGGGGCAGAGCGATCAGACGATGGCGCGCTTCAAGGCGAAGGAGATCACCGTCGAGCCGGGACAGCGCGGCCAGAGCTCCATCCACCGCGAGGCGAAGACGCCGCTCACGCTGCTGTTCGCGATCACCGGCATCGTGCTGCTGATCGCGTGCGCGAACATCGCGAACCTGCTGCTGGCGCGCGGCGCGAACCGCGCGGGCGAGATGGCGGTGCGCCTGTCGTTAGGCGCGGGGCGCGGCCAGCTCGTGCGGCAGCTGCTCGTGGAGTCGGTGCTGCTCGCCGCCCTCGGCGGCGCGGTGAGCCTCGTCGTCGCGCTGTGGACGCAGAAGGGGATCAGCGCCCTGCTCAAGGCCGACGCGGCGGCCATCCTCCACCCGACCGTCGACCTGTCGGTCGTGCTGTTCGCGTTCGGCGTCGCGCTCGTCACGGGGATCGCGTTCGGCATGTTCCCGGCGCTGCACAGCACGCGGCCGGGGCTCATCGGCACCATCCGCTCGAGCGCCGGACAGGTCGCCGGCGGCGCGAAGTCCGCGGCGCGCTTCCGCACCTCGCTCGTCACGGCGCAGATCGCGCTGTCGATGACGCTGCTCACGTGCGCGGGGCTCTTCCTGCGGAGCCTCGTGAACGTCAGCCGCGAGGACCTCGGCATCAGGATCGAGCACGTCGTCACGTTCGGCATCTCGCCGGAGCGCAACGGCTACTCGAACGCGCGCTCGGCGGCGCTGTTCGAGCGCGTGGAGCAGGAGCTCGCGGCGGTGCCCGGCGTGAACGGGGTGACGGCGTCGCTCGTGCCGCTCCTCGCGAACAGCGACTGGGGCAGCAGCGTGTCGGTGGAGGGGTTCAAGCGCGGCCCGGACACCGACGCCGACGCGCAGTACAACGAGGTGGGGCCGGGCTACTTCCGCACGTTGGGCGTGCCGCTGCTCGCCGGCCGCGAGTTCACGAACGCCGACGTCGTCGGCTCGCCGAAGGTCGCGATCGTCAACGAGGCCTTCGTGAAGAAGTTCGGGCTCGGCCGCGACGCCGTGGGCAAGCACATCGGCACGGGCGGCCTCCAGGCGCAGCTCGACATCGAGATCGTCGGCGTGATGCAGGACTCGAAGTACGCGAAGGTGCGCGACCGGGTGCCGCCGGTGTTCTTCCGCCCGTACAAGCAGGACAGCACGACCGGCGCGGCGAACTTCTACGTCCGCTCGGCGCTCGCGCCGGAGCAGCTGCTGCGCACCATCCCGGTCGTCATGAAGCGCATCGATCCGACGCTGCCGCTCGAGGACCTGAAGACGATGCCGCAGCAGGTGAAGGACAACACGTTCCTCGACCGCATGATCAGCGTGCTCTCGGCGTCGTTCGCCGTGCTCGCGACGCTGCTCGCGGCGGTGGGGCTCTACGGCGTGCTCGCGTACACCGTCGCGCAGCGTACGCGCGAGATCGGCGTGCGCATGGCGTTAGGCGCGGACGCGCGGCAGGTGCGCGGCCTCGTGCTGCGCCAGGTCGCGACGATGACCGCCATCGGCGGCGCGATCGGCGTCGCGGCGGCGATCGGACTCGGCCAGGCGGCGAAGTCGCTCCTGTTCGGCCTCGCCGGGTGGGACCCGCTCGCCATCGGCCTCGCGGCGCTGCTGCTCGCGGTCGTCGCGCGCGGCGCCGGCTACGTCCCCGCGCTGCGCGCGTCGAAGGTCGAGCCGATCCGCGCGCTGCGGTACGAGTGA
- a CDS encoding zinc-binding dehydrogenase, producing MRAVSSGRMSAWTLREFGAPERFERTDAPLPTVRRGHVLIRVAATSVNPADLEIRDGRAAVLAPPAPMVLHMDVAGTVVAAADDVVNVDVGDEVYGCAGGLRDAPGALADYMLADARLVARKPDSLSLGEAAALPLAGLTAWDALRRKARVRRGDRVLVHGATGGVGHLAVQLAALDGAEVTATASSDAKLRVARELGATHVVNHRDEPTARYVARYTDGRGFDLVVDASGGAALAESLAAARPNGTVVTVATRGAVDLGPMLRKGLSLHAVSTLLPLLTGEGRERHGAMLRELAATVDAGCLCPLLDEARFTFDDVAAAHRRAASAERIGKVVLAHPEHARVDFVTPAAAARSGAIRQLLAGSR from the coding sequence GTGCGCGCCGTCTCGTCCGGCCGCATGTCGGCGTGGACGCTCCGCGAGTTCGGCGCGCCGGAGCGATTCGAGCGCACCGACGCGCCGCTGCCCACGGTGCGCCGCGGCCACGTGCTGATCCGCGTGGCAGCGACGAGCGTGAACCCCGCGGACCTCGAGATCCGCGACGGCCGCGCCGCGGTGCTCGCCCCTCCCGCGCCGATGGTGCTGCACATGGACGTCGCCGGCACGGTGGTGGCCGCGGCCGACGACGTGGTGAACGTCGACGTCGGCGACGAGGTGTATGGCTGCGCGGGCGGCCTGCGCGACGCGCCCGGCGCGCTCGCCGACTACATGCTCGCCGACGCGCGGCTCGTCGCGCGCAAGCCGGACTCGCTGTCGCTCGGCGAGGCCGCGGCGCTGCCGCTCGCCGGGCTCACGGCGTGGGACGCATTGCGACGCAAGGCGCGCGTGCGACGCGGCGACCGGGTGCTCGTGCACGGCGCGACCGGCGGCGTCGGACACCTCGCGGTGCAGCTCGCGGCGCTCGACGGCGCGGAGGTCACCGCCACGGCGTCGTCCGACGCGAAGCTGCGCGTCGCGCGGGAGCTCGGCGCCACGCACGTGGTGAACCATCGCGACGAGCCGACCGCGCGCTACGTCGCGCGGTACACCGACGGGCGCGGCTTCGATCTCGTCGTCGACGCGTCGGGCGGCGCGGCGCTCGCCGAATCGCTCGCCGCCGCGCGGCCTAACGGAACGGTGGTCACCGTCGCGACCCGCGGCGCCGTGGACCTCGGGCCGATGCTGCGCAAGGGACTGTCGCTGCACGCCGTGTCCACGCTCCTGCCGCTCCTCACGGGCGAGGGGCGCGAGCGGCACGGTGCGATGCTGCGCGAGCTCGCGGCGACGGTCGATGCCGGCTGCCTGTGCCCGCTGCTGGACGAGGCGCGCTTCACGTTCGACGACGTCGCCGCCGCACACCGGCGCGCGGCGAGCGCGGAGCGGATCGGCAAGGTGGTGCTGGCGCATCCCGAGCACGCCCGCGTCGACTTCGTCACGCCGGCGGCAGCGGCCCGCTCGGGGGCGATCCGGCAGCTGCTCGCGGGAAGCCGGTAG